The following are encoded together in the Variovorax sp. PBS-H4 genome:
- a CDS encoding DMT family transporter, which translates to MKIKDETLGMWLGVLGVAFFAVTLPMTRLATGTQEAPQLSPWFLTLGRAALAGLLSVIFLVATRSPLPQRRLWKPLGMAMLGNAIGFPLLLAYALRIVSASHAAVVTALLPLVTAACAAWVLHQRARLGFWLCALAGSALVIVFSLLRAGEQQFGFAWGDLLLVGAVFAASLGYIYGAQITPALGAERVICWVCVMALPVTLPGALWLWPQQPIATSSWLGFVYVGVFSMWVGFFAWYRGLAMGGALRVSQAQLLQPFLSILVAVPLLGEPIDLVTLGFAAAVVATVVAGKKLSQARPAVASSQQLAHPKETT; encoded by the coding sequence ATGAAGATCAAGGACGAAACCCTCGGCATGTGGCTGGGCGTCCTCGGCGTGGCCTTCTTCGCGGTCACGTTGCCGATGACGCGGCTGGCCACCGGCACGCAAGAGGCCCCGCAGCTCTCGCCGTGGTTCCTGACTTTGGGCCGAGCGGCGCTGGCAGGACTGCTGTCGGTGATCTTCCTGGTTGCGACCCGCTCGCCGCTGCCGCAACGTCGGCTCTGGAAGCCACTCGGCATGGCCATGCTGGGCAACGCGATCGGCTTCCCGTTGCTGCTCGCCTATGCATTGCGCATCGTCAGCGCCAGCCATGCCGCGGTGGTGACTGCCCTGCTGCCGCTGGTGACGGCGGCTTGCGCAGCCTGGGTGCTGCACCAGCGTGCCCGGCTCGGCTTCTGGCTCTGCGCGCTGGCAGGCAGCGCGCTGGTAATCGTGTTCTCACTGCTGCGCGCAGGTGAGCAGCAGTTCGGCTTCGCCTGGGGCGACCTGCTGCTGGTGGGCGCCGTCTTCGCGGCCTCGCTCGGCTACATCTACGGCGCACAGATCACGCCGGCACTCGGCGCAGAGCGCGTCATCTGCTGGGTCTGCGTCATGGCGCTCCCCGTCACACTGCCCGGCGCGTTGTGGCTGTGGCCGCAGCAGCCGATTGCCACCTCCTCCTGGCTGGGCTTCGTCTACGTCGGTGTGTTTTCGATGTGGGTCGGCTTTTTCGCGTGGTACCGCGGCCTGGCCATGGGCGGCGCGCTGCGCGTCAGCCAAGCCCAGCTGCTGCAGCCCTTCCTGTCTATCCTCGTCGCGGTGCCGCTGCTGGGCGAGCCGATCGATCTCGTCACGCTCGGCTTCGCTGCGGCGGTGGTGGCCACCGTGGTCGCTGGCAAGAAGCTATCGCAGGCGCGCCCCGCCGTCGCATCATCACAACAACTGGCACATCCGAAGGAAACGACATGA
- a CDS encoding threonine dehydratase, with translation MRFTRDEIEAARRTVYAAMPPTPQYAWPLLARRLGCTVWTKHENHTPAGAFKLRGGLTYFEALAREKPAVRHVIGATRGNHGQSVGYAARRYGLAATIVVPRGNSVEKNAAMRALGVTLIEHGDEFQAANEHAAQLAEAQGLHRVPSFHRDLVSGVASAYVEFFEALAASQDGPPDVLFVPIGLGSGFAAAAAARVHCGASTRLVGVVSAHATAYLDSFRAGRALESPVSTRLADGMACRTPVPEALEVLRREADDVVAVSDAEVAQAMRVLFTDTHNVAEGAGAAALAALLQQASRWRGKRVGIALTGGNVDAAMFAEVLASAQVVQQT, from the coding sequence ATGCGCTTCACACGCGACGAGATCGAGGCCGCGCGCCGCACCGTCTACGCGGCGATGCCGCCAACGCCGCAGTACGCCTGGCCGCTGCTGGCGCGGCGTCTGGGTTGCACGGTGTGGACCAAGCACGAGAACCACACACCGGCCGGCGCCTTCAAGCTGCGCGGCGGACTGACCTACTTCGAGGCGCTGGCGCGCGAGAAGCCCGCTGTGCGCCACGTGATCGGCGCCACCCGCGGCAACCACGGCCAGTCGGTCGGCTACGCCGCGCGGCGCTACGGCTTGGCCGCCACCATCGTGGTGCCACGCGGCAACTCGGTCGAGAAGAACGCCGCGATGCGCGCCCTGGGCGTCACGCTCATCGAGCATGGCGACGAGTTCCAGGCCGCCAACGAGCATGCGGCGCAGCTGGCAGAAGCCCAGGGGCTGCACCGTGTGCCCTCATTCCACCGTGACCTGGTGAGCGGCGTGGCCAGCGCCTACGTCGAGTTCTTCGAAGCGCTCGCGGCGAGCCAGGACGGGCCGCCCGATGTCCTGTTCGTGCCGATCGGGCTGGGGTCGGGCTTTGCGGCGGCAGCCGCGGCGCGCGTGCATTGCGGTGCGTCGACGCGGCTCGTCGGCGTGGTGTCGGCGCATGCAACCGCCTACCTCGACTCCTTCCGCGCGGGCCGCGCACTTGAATCGCCGGTCAGCACGCGCCTGGCCGACGGCATGGCCTGCCGCACGCCGGTGCCCGAGGCGCTCGAGGTGCTGCGGCGCGAGGCCGACGACGTGGTCGCGGTGAGCGACGCCGAAGTGGCACAAGCGATGCGCGTGCTCTTCACCGACACGCACAACGTGGCGGAAGGCGCCGGTGCGGCCGCGCTGGCGGCCCTGCTGCAGCAAGCCTCGCGCTGGCGCGGCAAGCGTGTCGGCATCGCGCTGACGGGCGGCAATGTCGATGCGGCGATGTTCGCCGAAGTGCTGGCCTCCGCGCAGGTCGTGCAGCAAACCTGA
- a CDS encoding VOC family protein — MPARIDHLVIAARSLEEGVGWCQATFGVAPGPGGTHPLMGTHNRLLKIATADFPRAYLEIIAIDPAQRPARPASFHRWFDLDDPALQAALARNGPRLVHFVAEVPDADATLHALARHRIDRGRLLEASRDTPAGRLDWRITVRDDGQRLFYGALPTLIAWGAMHPSDGMADSGVRLRSLALSHPRATDLERALHAIGLAGVPVSSGAPHLRATFDTPRGAVVLDSKGT, encoded by the coding sequence ATGCCGGCGCGCATCGACCACCTCGTGATCGCGGCCCGCAGCCTCGAAGAAGGCGTCGGATGGTGCCAAGCCACCTTCGGCGTCGCGCCCGGGCCTGGCGGCACGCATCCGCTGATGGGTACGCACAACCGGCTGCTGAAGATCGCAACGGCCGACTTCCCGCGCGCCTACCTCGAGATCATCGCGATCGACCCCGCGCAGAGGCCCGCGCGGCCCGCTTCGTTCCACCGCTGGTTCGACCTGGACGATCCGGCCCTGCAAGCCGCGCTCGCGCGCAACGGACCGCGGCTGGTGCACTTCGTCGCCGAGGTTCCGGATGCCGACGCGACCCTGCATGCCCTTGCGCGCCATCGCATCGACCGTGGCCGGCTGCTCGAAGCCTCGCGTGACACGCCGGCCGGCCGCCTCGACTGGCGCATCACCGTGCGCGACGACGGCCAGCGGCTCTTCTACGGCGCACTGCCCACGCTGATCGCCTGGGGTGCGATGCATCCCAGCGACGGCATGGCGGATTCCGGGGTCCGGCTGCGCTCGCTGGCGCTGTCGCATCCGCGTGCCACCGACCTCGAACGGGCGCTTCACGCCATCGGCCTCGCCGGCGTTCCGGTGAGCTCCGGCGCGCCTCATCTGCGCGCGACATTCGACACGCCGCGCGGCGCCGTCGTGCTCGACTCCAAGGGGACCTGA
- a CDS encoding aminotransferase-like domain-containing protein: MNWKLAARAEKMNPSVIREILKVTERPGIISLAGGLPSPKTFPISAFAEACAEVLHKDGQAALQYAASEGHGPLREAVAAMLPWPVDPAQVLITTGSQQGLDLIAKILLDPGSRVLVETPTYLGALQAFSPMEPEAVSVASDDEGVQVDDLKAKAKDARFVYLLPNFQNPTGRTMTEARRAAVSAAAAEAGLPIVEDNPYGDLWFDEAPPLPLTARNPEGCIYLGSFSKVLAPGLRLGFLVAPKSIFPKLLQAKQAADLHSPTFNQRVVAQVMKDGFLDRHVPTIRALYKRQRDAMLAALEREMHGLGVTFNKPAGGMFLWLRLPEGMDAVALLPKAVERGVAFVPGIPFYAGTGDARTMRLSFVTASVDEIGTAIAALADAVREQLAHKAAAEVQRQLAASVA, encoded by the coding sequence ATGAACTGGAAACTCGCCGCGCGCGCAGAAAAGATGAACCCCTCGGTGATCCGCGAGATCCTCAAGGTCACCGAGCGTCCCGGCATCATCAGCCTGGCCGGCGGCCTTCCCTCGCCGAAGACCTTCCCGATCAGCGCCTTCGCGGAAGCCTGTGCCGAGGTGCTGCACAAGGACGGCCAGGCCGCGCTGCAATACGCCGCGAGCGAGGGCCATGGCCCGCTGCGCGAAGCGGTCGCGGCGATGCTGCCCTGGCCGGTCGACCCCGCCCAGGTGTTGATCACCACCGGCTCCCAGCAGGGCCTGGACCTGATCGCCAAGATCCTGCTCGACCCCGGCAGCCGCGTGCTGGTGGAGACGCCCACCTACCTCGGCGCGCTGCAGGCCTTCTCGCCGATGGAACCCGAAGCCGTCAGCGTCGCCAGCGACGACGAGGGCGTGCAAGTCGACGATCTGAAGGCCAAGGCCAAGGATGCGCGCTTCGTTTACTTGCTGCCGAATTTCCAGAATCCGACCGGCCGCACCATGACCGAGGCACGCCGCGCGGCCGTGTCTGCAGCCGCCGCCGAGGCTGGCCTGCCGATCGTCGAGGACAACCCCTATGGCGATCTCTGGTTCGACGAAGCGCCGCCCCTTCCGCTCACGGCACGCAACCCCGAAGGCTGTATCTACCTCGGCTCTTTTTCCAAGGTGCTGGCGCCGGGCCTGCGACTCGGTTTCCTGGTCGCCCCGAAAAGCATCTTCCCCAAGCTGCTGCAAGCCAAGCAGGCGGCCGACCTGCACAGTCCCACCTTCAATCAGCGCGTGGTCGCACAGGTCATGAAAGATGGCTTTCTCGATCGCCACGTGCCGACCATCCGGGCGCTGTACAAGCGCCAACGCGATGCCATGCTCGCCGCTCTCGAGCGCGAAATGCATGGCCTTGGAGTGACCTTCAACAAACCGGCCGGCGGCATGTTCCTGTGGCTGCGCCTGCCGGAGGGCATGGATGCGGTGGCGCTGCTGCCCAAGGCCGTGGAGCGCGGCGTTGCCTTCGTGCCTGGGATTCCCTTCTACGCCGGCACCGGCGATGCCCGCACCATGCGCCTGTCGTTCGTGACCGCCAGCGTCGATGAGATCGGAACGGCGATCGCCGCGCTGGCCGACGCCGTGCGCGAGCAGCTGGCGCATAAGGCCGCAGCTGAAGTTCAGCGTCAATTGGCTGCAAGCGTCGCCTGA
- a CDS encoding PhzF family phenazine biosynthesis protein — translation MQSRPFKQVDVFTAKPYAGNPLAVVLDGTGLDEAQMQNFAQWTNLSETTFLLPPTEPSADYRVRIFTPGGELPFAGHPTLGSCHAWLEAGGQPKTRGRIVQQCAKGLVPIRHEGERLVFAAPPSRLSAPSPSLLAKVAGALGLRAQQIVAAQLLDNGPVWLGMLLADADTVLALKPDHRALKELGQKVGVAGIPASDREPVAPLIARSNREARAFAQSGAEDIGLEVRAFAAPIGIEEDPVTGSLNASLAQWLMAEGHLPERYLAAQGQCLGRSGRVHVMRDADGQVWVGGDSATCIDGKLTL, via the coding sequence ATGCAGAGCCGCCCCTTCAAGCAAGTCGATGTCTTCACGGCGAAGCCCTACGCTGGCAATCCGCTCGCCGTGGTGCTCGACGGCACCGGCCTGGACGAAGCCCAAATGCAGAACTTCGCCCAATGGACCAACCTGTCGGAGACCACCTTCCTGCTGCCGCCCACCGAGCCCTCGGCCGACTACCGCGTGCGCATCTTCACCCCCGGCGGCGAACTGCCTTTTGCCGGCCATCCGACTCTGGGCAGCTGCCACGCCTGGCTGGAAGCAGGCGGCCAGCCCAAGACGCGCGGGCGCATCGTGCAGCAATGCGCCAAGGGCCTGGTGCCGATCCGCCATGAAGGCGAGCGCCTGGTCTTCGCGGCGCCGCCTTCCCGGCTCAGCGCGCCCAGTCCGTCGCTGCTGGCCAAAGTGGCGGGCGCACTGGGCCTGCGGGCCCAGCAGATCGTGGCGGCGCAACTGCTCGACAACGGCCCCGTATGGCTGGGCATGCTGCTCGCCGATGCCGACACCGTGCTCGCGCTGAAGCCCGACCATCGCGCACTCAAGGAGCTCGGCCAGAAGGTGGGCGTGGCAGGCATTCCCGCAAGCGACAGGGAACCCGTCGCCCCACTGATCGCGCGCTCCAATCGGGAGGCACGCGCCTTCGCTCAATCCGGGGCAGAGGACATCGGCCTCGAAGTGCGCGCCTTCGCCGCGCCGATCGGCATCGAGGAAGACCCGGTAACGGGCAGCCTCAACGCCAGCCTCGCGCAATGGCTCATGGCCGAGGGCCACCTTCCCGAGCGCTACCTGGCAGCACAGGGCCAATGCCTGGGCCGCTCGGGGCGCGTCCACGTGATGCGTGATGCCGATGGCCAGGTCTGGGTGGGCGGCGACTCGGCCACCTGCATCGACGGCAAGCTCACGCTGTAG
- a CDS encoding cupin-like domain-containing protein, protein MNKFTSTAFRAPGAPHAPSSPLPQLREVCPPNERGTVNTQDKVAGAGQTYRVWADDPESFSTHKITGLHHNFHEHPLFQVAELANLAKELVPFKQCRFVRPGISQASSFTHDSQHPDGRSIDEVFGRIEEAGSWVALYNIEVIPRYAALLASIVDTMRPLIEREQPGIFNINGFAFISAPPSVTPFHIDRENNIWLQLHGRKTMNVWDPTDRTVVGADAVEDFIVGHSLRKVRLKEEFRARSHQFDTQPGDAVYFPSTSPHMTSSERSWTRPGDGVSISIGVTFYTSVTRKTARVHQVNRLMRKAGMSPAYPGESTTADALKEPVGAVVGMARASLSRAIAPLRRIKLAAKAPPGSF, encoded by the coding sequence ATGAACAAGTTCACGAGCACTGCGTTCCGCGCGCCAGGTGCGCCGCACGCACCCTCGTCCCCGTTGCCGCAGTTGCGGGAGGTCTGCCCGCCCAACGAGAGGGGGACCGTGAACACGCAGGACAAGGTCGCGGGTGCGGGGCAAACGTATCGGGTGTGGGCCGATGATCCCGAGAGCTTCTCCACCCACAAGATCACGGGCTTGCACCACAACTTTCACGAGCACCCGCTTTTCCAGGTTGCCGAACTCGCCAACCTCGCGAAGGAACTCGTGCCGTTCAAGCAGTGCCGTTTCGTCAGGCCCGGCATCTCGCAAGCTTCCAGCTTCACGCACGACAGCCAGCATCCCGACGGCCGCAGCATCGATGAAGTGTTCGGGCGCATCGAGGAAGCAGGTTCGTGGGTGGCGCTCTACAACATCGAGGTGATTCCGCGCTATGCGGCCCTGCTCGCCAGCATCGTCGACACCATGCGTCCTTTGATCGAGCGCGAGCAGCCGGGCATCTTCAATATCAATGGCTTCGCCTTCATCTCGGCACCGCCTTCGGTGACGCCGTTCCACATCGATCGAGAGAACAACATCTGGCTGCAATTGCATGGCCGCAAGACCATGAATGTGTGGGACCCCACGGACCGGACGGTGGTGGGGGCCGACGCGGTCGAGGATTTCATCGTCGGACATTCGTTGAGGAAAGTCCGCCTCAAGGAAGAGTTCCGCGCGCGCAGCCACCAGTTCGACACCCAGCCCGGAGACGCCGTGTATTTCCCGAGCACGTCGCCGCACATGACCAGTTCCGAGCGCAGCTGGACTCGCCCGGGCGACGGCGTGTCGATCTCGATCGGTGTGACCTTCTACACTTCGGTGACGCGCAAAACGGCGCGCGTTCATCAGGTGAACAGGCTGATGCGCAAGGCGGGAATGTCGCCCGCGTATCCTGGGGAATCAACCACCGCAGATGCCCTCAAGGAGCCCGTTGGCGCAGTGGTCGGCATGGCCCGTGCGTCGCTGTCGCGTGCGATTGCTCCGCTGCGCCGGATCAAGCTGGCAGCCAAGGCGCCGCCCGGTTCCTTCTAG
- a CDS encoding DJ-1/PfpI family protein has product MHIAILTFDGFNELDSLIALGVLNRIKKPGWRVALAAPTETVQSMNGVTLHATASLADACSADAVIVGSGIRTREIAADPAILSALRLDPERQLIGAQCSGTLLLARLGILGDVPACTDLTTKPWVQEAGVRVLDQPFYAHGNVATAGGCLASPYLAAWMIARSEGLDAAAAALHYVAPVGEKEAYVAQALRNLTPYLESAKATE; this is encoded by the coding sequence ATGCACATCGCGATCCTCACCTTCGACGGCTTCAACGAGCTCGATTCGCTGATCGCGCTCGGCGTCCTGAACCGCATCAAGAAACCCGGCTGGCGCGTGGCGCTTGCTGCACCGACCGAGACAGTGCAGTCGATGAACGGTGTCACGCTGCATGCCACGGCGTCCCTCGCCGACGCCTGTTCAGCCGATGCCGTGATCGTCGGCAGCGGCATCCGCACGCGTGAAATCGCCGCCGATCCCGCCATCCTCTCCGCGTTGCGGCTGGACCCCGAACGGCAGTTGATCGGCGCACAGTGCTCCGGCACGCTGCTGCTCGCCAGGCTGGGCATCCTGGGCGACGTGCCAGCCTGCACCGATCTCACCACCAAACCCTGGGTGCAGGAGGCGGGCGTCCGTGTGCTCGACCAGCCCTTCTACGCCCACGGCAATGTGGCCACGGCAGGCGGCTGCCTGGCGTCGCCCTACCTCGCGGCCTGGATGATCGCGCGCTCGGAAGGGCTGGACGCAGCAGCCGCGGCACTCCACTACGTTGCGCCCGTCGGGGAGAAGGAGGCGTACGTTGCGCAGGCGCTGCGCAACCTCACCCCTTATCTCGAGAGCGCCAAGGCCACCGAATGA
- a CDS encoding LysE family translocator, whose translation MIELGTLSLFLVAVLALFLSPGPNMAFVLSHGIALGPRAGFAAGLGIAAADLVHTLCAATGVTALVAAWPPAFDLLRYAGALYLLWLACQALRSGASPEPAHAERAGFAQVLRRAWLNNLVNPKALLFFMVFLPQFVDPGHGSVPAQLAVLGVTLSLAGLLFNSALGACSGMIGRWLRRRRGAAGFQRGLLATVMIGLALRLLFIDRPSKG comes from the coding sequence ATGATCGAACTCGGCACGCTTTCACTGTTTCTCGTGGCGGTGCTTGCACTCTTCCTCTCGCCCGGGCCCAACATGGCGTTCGTGCTCTCGCACGGCATCGCACTCGGACCGCGCGCCGGCTTTGCGGCAGGACTCGGCATCGCCGCGGCGGACCTCGTCCATACGCTGTGCGCCGCTACCGGCGTCACTGCGCTGGTGGCGGCCTGGCCGCCCGCGTTCGACCTGCTGCGCTACGCGGGCGCACTCTACCTGCTGTGGCTCGCCTGCCAGGCGCTGCGATCGGGTGCCTCGCCCGAGCCGGCGCATGCCGAGCGCGCCGGCTTCGCGCAGGTGCTGCGCCGCGCCTGGCTCAACAACCTGGTGAATCCGAAGGCGTTGCTCTTCTTCATGGTGTTCCTGCCGCAGTTCGTCGACCCGGGCCACGGCAGCGTGCCGGCTCAGCTGGCGGTGCTCGGCGTCACGCTCAGCCTGGCGGGGCTCCTGTTCAATAGTGCGCTGGGCGCCTGCAGCGGCATGATCGGCCGCTGGCTGAGGCGGCGGCGCGGCGCTGCCGGCTTCCAGCGGGGCCTGTTGGCCACGGTGATGATCGGCCTCGCGCTTCGTCTTCTGTTCATCGACCGCCCTTCGAAGGGATGA
- a CDS encoding dioxygenase family protein yields MAAPTSPHAHGLFSRRAVAAAFVAVPMLRLGAGAQPQPKRMATPSQTEGPFYPVKLPADADNDLLRNGALSYRSGQPASVEGSVTDLDGRPLRGAEVEIWQCDQGGHYHHPGDGDRADAAFQGFGRVAVDAQGRWRFRTIRPVAYSGRTPHIHVKVKLGRRELLTTQLYVAGDPGNARDFLWRNLPEPAREAVTVPFERTSDGWLARFPIVVAA; encoded by the coding sequence ATGGCTGCCCCGACCTCGCCTCACGCCCACGGTCTTTTTTCCCGCCGCGCAGTGGCCGCGGCCTTTGTTGCGGTGCCGATGCTGCGGCTGGGAGCCGGCGCGCAGCCGCAGCCGAAGCGCATGGCCACGCCTTCGCAGACCGAAGGCCCTTTCTATCCCGTCAAGTTGCCGGCCGACGCCGACAACGACCTGCTGCGCAATGGTGCGCTGAGCTACCGCAGCGGCCAGCCCGCCTCCGTCGAGGGTAGCGTGACCGACCTCGACGGCCGTCCCTTGCGGGGTGCCGAGGTCGAGATCTGGCAGTGCGATCAGGGCGGCCACTATCACCATCCAGGCGACGGTGATCGTGCAGATGCCGCCTTCCAGGGTTTCGGCCGAGTCGCCGTCGACGCGCAGGGCCGCTGGCGCTTCCGCACCATCCGGCCGGTCGCGTACAGCGGGCGCACGCCCCACATCCATGTGAAGGTCAAGCTCGGCAGGCGCGAGCTGCTGACCACGCAGCTCTACGTGGCCGGCGACCCGGGCAATGCGCGCGACTTCCTGTGGCGCAACCTGCCGGAGCCGGCGCGCGAAGCGGTGACCGTGCCGTTCGAGCGGACCTCCGACGGCTGGCTGGCGCGCTTCCCGATCGTCGTCGCCGCCTGA
- a CDS encoding glutathione S-transferase family protein: MLNIWGRISSINVRKVVWCAQELGLDFQRTEAGGKFGIVQTPEYLALNPNALVPAIDDGEGEGRVTLWESNVIVRYLCAKHSPGKLYPEPLAARFDAERWMDWQQTTLNPVSAGAFRQWIRTPADQRDPAVIAHSVRATEPLFALLDAHLANRPFMLGEHFTMADIPVGCEAHRWFGLPQTEYTRPSWPHVERWFADLRTRAGARGVLDLALE; this comes from the coding sequence ATGCTCAACATCTGGGGGCGCATCAGCTCCATCAACGTGCGCAAGGTGGTGTGGTGCGCGCAGGAACTCGGCCTCGACTTCCAGCGCACGGAGGCCGGCGGCAAGTTCGGCATCGTGCAGACGCCGGAATACCTCGCGCTCAACCCCAATGCGCTGGTGCCCGCCATCGACGACGGCGAGGGCGAAGGCCGCGTCACGCTCTGGGAGTCGAACGTGATCGTGCGCTATCTCTGCGCCAAGCACTCGCCCGGCAAGCTCTACCCCGAGCCGCTCGCAGCGCGATTCGACGCGGAACGCTGGATGGACTGGCAGCAGACCACGTTGAACCCCGTCAGCGCCGGCGCCTTCAGGCAATGGATCCGCACCCCGGCGGATCAGCGCGACCCGGCCGTGATCGCGCACTCGGTGCGCGCCACCGAGCCGCTGTTCGCGTTGCTCGATGCGCACCTTGCCAACCGCCCCTTCATGCTGGGCGAGCACTTCACGATGGCTGACATCCCGGTCGGCTGCGAAGCGCATCGCTGGTTCGGCTTGCCGCAGACCGAATACACGCGGCCCAGCTGGCCGCACGTGGAGCGCTGGTTCGCCGACCTGCGCACCCGCGCCGGCGCGCGCGGTGTGCTCGACCTCGCTCTCGAATGA